From Denitrovibrio acetiphilus DSM 12809, the proteins below share one genomic window:
- the yihA gene encoding ribosome biogenesis GTP-binding protein YihA/YsxC has protein sequence MKAEFITSAKEPKGYPETEFPEIAFAGRSNVGKSSMINTLLGTKKLVKVGKTPGKTRLVNFFLVSDRIMLVDLPGYGFAKVSKAEKAQWGETIENYFTERTQLSACVLILDIRRDPNEDDLGMLYWLQHYNVKALIALTKCDKLSNNQQISRLAKISKQLNMPREDFLIFSSLSKKGKEDVWEKIEEITS, from the coding sequence ATGAAAGCTGAATTTATTACATCGGCAAAAGAGCCGAAAGGATACCCTGAGACAGAATTCCCTGAAATAGCTTTTGCCGGACGAAGTAATGTCGGAAAATCCAGCATGATTAACACCCTGCTGGGTACAAAAAAACTCGTAAAAGTCGGCAAAACACCTGGTAAAACCCGTCTGGTTAACTTTTTTCTGGTATCTGACCGTATAATGCTGGTAGACCTGCCGGGGTACGGATTTGCAAAAGTTTCCAAAGCTGAAAAAGCTCAGTGGGGCGAAACCATAGAAAATTACTTCACCGAAAGAACTCAGCTCAGTGCATGCGTACTGATACTTGACATACGAAGAGACCCTAACGAAGACGACCTCGGTATGCTTTACTGGCTTCAGCATTATAATGTAAAAGCTCTGATAGCACTTACAAAATGCGATAAACTCTCAAACAACCAACAGATATCAAGGCTTGCGAAAATAAGCAAACAGCTTAATATGCCAAGGGAAGATTTTCTGATTTTCTCTTCTCTCAGCAAAAAAGGGAAAGAAGATGTCTGGGAAAAAATTGAAGAAATCACATCTTAA
- a CDS encoding DHH family phosphoesterase, with amino-acid sequence MILHISHNDLDGVTCGVLTKRFLKDVDHTFCNYNEIDLILEEVSLRKYDQILITDMSPSKRGLKEILGEIEVLVIDHHETSDWLTELTPTVHDITKCATMLTYEWLEGQGIDVSEYKDLVECVNDYDMWHLKRKESLQMNMLFMKLGVERYLERFSRRGFNGFTEDEALIVELETERRDKYLYAAGKSIEMLKDAQGMDIALVYAEEYNSELGNYIIQEIGVDYVVLINMQRRKVSLRSRKDVDVRTIAEMNGGGGHKNAAGFSLDFEFNTMDFLKNAGILDES; translated from the coding sequence TTGATCTTACATATATCTCACAATGACCTAGACGGTGTAACATGCGGAGTGCTCACCAAGCGCTTCCTTAAAGACGTGGACCACACCTTCTGTAACTATAACGAAATAGATCTGATTCTGGAGGAAGTCAGCCTCCGTAAATATGACCAGATCCTTATCACAGATATGTCCCCGAGCAAAAGAGGACTTAAGGAAATTCTTGGCGAGATTGAAGTGCTCGTCATAGACCATCACGAAACATCAGACTGGCTGACAGAGCTAACCCCCACTGTTCACGACATTACAAAATGCGCTACCATGCTCACGTACGAATGGCTCGAAGGACAGGGTATTGACGTCAGTGAATACAAAGACCTTGTGGAGTGCGTTAACGACTATGATATGTGGCATCTGAAACGCAAAGAAAGTCTTCAGATGAACATGCTCTTTATGAAGCTCGGTGTTGAGCGATACCTTGAAAGGTTTTCCAGAAGAGGATTTAATGGGTTCACAGAGGACGAAGCACTCATCGTTGAACTGGAAACTGAGAGACGGGATAAATACCTTTACGCTGCCGGCAAATCAATCGAAATGCTTAAAGATGCTCAAGGAATGGATATCGCTTTGGTCTACGCAGAAGAATATAATTCCGAACTCGGCAATTACATCATTCAGGAGATAGGCGTGGACTATGTCGTGCTTATCAACATGCAGAGAAGAAAAGTCTCCCTCCGCTCAAGGAAAGATGTTGATGTGCGCACAATAGCAGAGATGAACGGCGGAGGCGGACATAAAAATGCCGCTGGTTTCTCGCTGGACTTCGAATTTAATACTATGGATTTCCTGAAAAATGCGGGGATACTTGATGAAAGCTGA
- a CDS encoding secondary thiamine-phosphate synthase enzyme YjbQ: MQSFRKELWFNTGKRMEFINITNEITQCVRESGIKEGLCLVNAMHITASVFINDNESGLHQDYKDWLEELAPHEPLLRYRHNLTGEDNGDAHHKRQIMGREVVVAVTDGELDFGPWECIFYGEFDGKRRKRVLVKIIGE; encoded by the coding sequence ATGCAATCATTTCGTAAAGAGCTCTGGTTCAACACCGGAAAAAGAATGGAATTCATTAATATCACTAATGAAATCACACAATGCGTCCGTGAAAGCGGCATAAAGGAAGGTCTATGCCTTGTCAACGCTATGCATATCACCGCTTCAGTCTTCATTAACGATAACGAAAGCGGACTGCATCAGGACTATAAAGACTGGCTGGAGGAGCTTGCTCCCCACGAACCTCTCTTAAGATATCGCCACAACCTCACTGGGGAAGACAACGGAGACGCCCACCACAAAAGGCAGATAATGGGGCGTGAGGTCGTTGTTGCTGTGACAGATGGGGAGCTTGACTTCGGACCGTGGGAGTGTATATTTTATGGCGAATTTGACGGTAAAAGGCGAAAACGTGTCCTTGTTAAGATAATCGGCGAATAA
- the nikR gene encoding nickel-responsive transcriptional regulator NikR: MMSKVSRISISIEETLLEKFEKFLEDNNFPSRSEGIKYLIRSLLVEQEWAAGTNIAASLSIVYDHHKSGLMEKLVSIQHDFEQLVVCSQHVHLDHLNCMEVLVLKGDAAEVKELHTRLMSVKGLKHCSLMKGTTGENVG; the protein is encoded by the coding sequence ATGATGTCTAAGGTGTCCAGAATCAGTATATCTATTGAAGAGACGCTCCTTGAGAAGTTTGAAAAATTTCTCGAAGATAACAACTTTCCTTCACGGTCTGAAGGGATCAAATACCTTATAAGAAGTCTTCTGGTTGAGCAGGAGTGGGCTGCGGGAACAAATATTGCAGCATCACTTAGCATCGTTTACGATCACCACAAAAGCGGGCTAATGGAAAAGCTTGTTTCTATTCAGCATGACTTCGAACAGCTTGTTGTGTGTTCTCAGCATGTTCATCTTGACCATCTGAACTGCATGGAAGTTCTTGTGCTGAAGGGTGACGCTGCCGAGGTTAAAGAGCTTCATACCAGGCTTATGTCTGTTAAGGGGTTGAAACACTGCTCTCTTATGAAGGGTACAACCGGAGAGAATGTCGGCTGA
- a CDS encoding energy-coupling factor ABC transporter permease, which translates to MHMADALLSSAVGAAGWAVSAGLIAYSSRKLNDNFDEKRVPLMGVLAAFIFAAQMINFTIPATGSSGHLAGALLLAFLLGPYAGFISIASVLTVQAFFFADGGILALGCNMINMGAFACFIVYPVVKHTLLKDNPTKSKIIIGSVLGSIIGLQMGAFAVVLETRASGISELPFGTFLLLMQPVHLAIGVVEGVVTATVVLFVWGNRPELLTAEKVGSHSITRVIVSLLVAAVFTGGVLSWFASANPDGLEWSMFKTSGQEELAAPDRGLYNSLNSLQENSSFLPGYDFKPPVGAESSDKAWGSVSAGTSLAGILGSLITLVLTFAAGVLFRKKSSLLTAKK; encoded by the coding sequence ATGCATATGGCAGATGCGTTACTTTCTTCTGCTGTCGGGGCGGCAGGGTGGGCTGTTTCAGCCGGGCTTATAGCTTATAGTTCCCGCAAATTAAATGATAATTTCGATGAAAAAAGAGTTCCGCTTATGGGTGTTTTGGCAGCATTCATATTTGCGGCTCAGATGATAAATTTCACGATTCCGGCAACAGGCTCCAGCGGTCATCTTGCGGGGGCACTGTTACTTGCATTTCTTTTGGGACCTTATGCTGGGTTTATATCTATTGCTTCTGTGCTGACTGTACAGGCATTTTTCTTCGCAGACGGCGGAATACTTGCTCTAGGCTGCAACATGATAAATATGGGAGCATTCGCCTGTTTTATCGTATATCCAGTGGTCAAACACACACTTTTGAAAGATAACCCTACGAAATCTAAAATTATAATCGGATCGGTGCTGGGGTCTATTATTGGACTTCAGATGGGAGCTTTTGCTGTGGTTCTTGAAACAAGAGCTTCCGGAATATCAGAGCTTCCTTTCGGCACGTTTTTACTGCTGATGCAGCCTGTACATCTTGCGATAGGTGTTGTCGAAGGGGTTGTTACGGCAACGGTTGTCCTGTTTGTATGGGGCAACAGACCAGAGTTGCTTACAGCAGAAAAGGTCGGTTCACACAGCATAACAAGAGTTATTGTCAGTCTTTTAGTAGCTGCCGTTTTTACAGGCGGTGTCCTGAGCTGGTTTGCCTCTGCAAACCCTGACGGGCTCGAATGGTCTATGTTTAAAACATCTGGTCAGGAAGAACTTGCGGCGCCCGATAGGGGACTTTATAACTCGCTCAACTCTTTGCAGGAGAATTCATCTTTTCTCCCTGGTTACGACTTTAAACCGCCGGTGGGTGCTGAAAGTTCAGATAAAGCATGGGGCAGTGTGAGCGCAGGTACGAGTCTGGCAGGCATTCTAGGCAGCTTGATAACGCTGGTACTGACTTTTGCAGCGGGAGTGCTGTTCAGGAAGAAAAGCAGTTTGCTGACTGCAAAGAAATAG
- the cbiQ gene encoding cobalt ECF transporter T component CbiQ: protein MSKLQKQFLRVEYIDELARQQSPVHSVEPLAKLITTLFFIITVVSFDRYSLTPLFPFLLFPVVMISVGGLPLWYIVKSVLIVSPFAVLVGIFNPIIDHSVVAHVFGVDITGGWLSFLSILLRFVLTVSSVLVLISLTGFNSVCGALERLRVPKPFVVQLMFLYRYLFLLVEEAGRMIMARTLRSFGRGDGFRVYTSLLGHLLLRAMDRAQRIHLAMYSRGFSGNIHMIKRSRFGLKDALFVIIWVSIFILFRIYNIPLLLGGVFTGLAS from the coding sequence ATGTCAAAACTACAGAAGCAGTTTCTGAGGGTAGAATATATTGATGAGCTTGCAAGGCAGCAAAGTCCGGTGCATTCCGTTGAGCCCCTCGCTAAACTTATTACGACCCTCTTTTTCATTATTACAGTTGTCTCTTTCGACAGATATTCTCTGACTCCACTTTTTCCTTTTCTGCTATTTCCTGTGGTAATGATATCAGTCGGTGGACTGCCTTTGTGGTATATCGTGAAGAGTGTGCTGATCGTATCACCGTTTGCAGTTTTAGTGGGGATATTTAACCCTATCATAGATCACAGTGTTGTGGCACATGTGTTTGGGGTTGATATAACAGGGGGTTGGTTGTCATTCTTGTCGATACTCCTTCGCTTTGTGCTTACAGTATCATCTGTTCTGGTGCTTATCAGCCTGACCGGGTTTAATTCTGTCTGCGGGGCGCTTGAGAGACTGCGAGTGCCGAAGCCTTTTGTTGTTCAGCTTATGTTCCTATACAGATACCTTTTTTTGCTGGTGGAGGAAGCAGGGCGTATGATAATGGCTAGAACTCTCCGGTCATTCGGCAGGGGAGACGGGTTCCGTGTTTATACCTCTCTGCTGGGGCATCTGCTGCTCAGAGCTATGGACAGAGCACAGAGGATACATCTTGCCATGTATTCCAGAGGTTTCAGTGGCAATATCCATATGATAAAAAGAAGCAGATTCGGACTTAAGGATGCTCTTTTTGTTATTATATGGGTCAGTATCTTTATATTATTCAGAATATATAACATACCGCTTCTCTTGGGCGGTGTTTTTACGGGGTTAGCATCATGA
- a CDS encoding energy-coupling factor ABC transporter ATP-binding protein → MSHHLVEVKDLFYNYPDGSEVLSGISFRITHGESVAIVGENGAGKSTLLLHLNGYYAPAKGEVRVGDMPVVKSTLNEIRKTVGMLFQDSDDQLFMPTVFDDVAFGPLNLGIPDAEVERKVAQALECAGVLHLKERSTHKLSTGEKKAVAFAGILAMSPDILVLDEPSASLDPKARRRMIKMLKSFTHTKIIATHDLDMAYELCDRVIVMHEGKIAADDTPDNIFTNDELLERCMLERPLSMQDDDY, encoded by the coding sequence ATGAGTCATCATCTGGTTGAAGTCAAAGACCTATTTTATAACTATCCTGACGGGAGCGAAGTTCTGAGCGGCATCTCTTTCAGGATCACTCACGGGGAATCTGTTGCGATAGTAGGCGAAAACGGCGCGGGGAAGTCAACTCTTCTCCTGCATCTGAACGGTTACTATGCTCCTGCAAAAGGCGAGGTGAGGGTCGGTGATATGCCGGTGGTGAAATCAACACTTAATGAGATACGCAAAACTGTCGGTATGCTCTTTCAGGACTCTGACGACCAGCTTTTTATGCCCACTGTTTTTGATGATGTTGCTTTCGGACCCCTTAATCTAGGCATACCTGACGCAGAAGTTGAGAGGAAAGTTGCACAGGCGCTTGAATGCGCCGGCGTCCTGCATCTGAAGGAACGCAGTACGCATAAGCTTTCAACAGGAGAGAAGAAAGCTGTGGCATTTGCCGGAATCCTTGCTATGTCACCGGACATCCTTGTGCTGGACGAACCTTCCGCAAGCCTCGACCCGAAGGCGAGAAGACGAATGATTAAGATGCTGAAAAGTTTCACACATACGAAAATAATAGCTACGCACGATTTAGATATGGCATATGAACTCTGCGACAGAGTGATCGTGATGCATGAAGGAAAGATAGCTGCCGATGATACCCCTGACAATATATTTACCAATGATGAGCTTCTCGAGAGATGTATGCTGGAGAGACCTCTGAGCATGCAGGATGATGATTACTGA
- a CDS encoding DUF2905 domain-containing protein — protein MNFDFGKMLITVGIILIVAGVVVLLISKTGINFGRLPGDINIKKDNFSFHFPIVTSIIISIVITIILNIFFRK, from the coding sequence ATGAATTTTGACTTTGGCAAAATGCTTATAACAGTTGGAATAATATTGATTGTCGCCGGTGTTGTAGTTCTGCTGATCTCAAAGACAGGCATAAACTTTGGCAGGCTCCCCGGAGACATCAATATAAAAAAAGATAACTTCTCCTTTCATTTCCCCATAGTGACCTCTATTATAATAAGCATTGTAATTACGATAATCCTGAACATCTTTTTCCGGAAATAA
- a CDS encoding epoxyqueuosine reductase QueH, protein MKILLHQCCGPCSVYPVRVLKEQGHSIMGYWFNPNIHPVTEYYKRLETLRKFNDDESLKTIIDETYGLTEFTRSASFREDARCRYCYQVRIENTAQIASRGKFDAFTTTLMYSRWQDHELMKEFCELAAKKYKIIFHYEDYRTGWQEGIETSKKRGMYRQQYCGCIYSEEERYRQQLSKRFAEGKEIREFLK, encoded by the coding sequence ATGAAAATATTACTTCATCAATGCTGCGGTCCCTGTTCGGTCTATCCTGTCAGGGTGCTGAAGGAACAGGGGCACAGCATTATGGGTTACTGGTTTAACCCTAACATACATCCTGTAACAGAATATTATAAGCGCCTTGAAACTCTCAGAAAATTCAACGACGATGAAAGTTTGAAAACTATCATTGACGAAACCTACGGTCTGACAGAATTCACCAGATCCGCCTCATTCAGAGAGGATGCACGGTGTAGATACTGCTATCAGGTGCGCATAGAAAATACTGCCCAGATAGCTTCCAGAGGCAAATTTGATGCATTCACAACAACTCTGATGTATAGCAGGTGGCAGGACCACGAGCTTATGAAGGAATTCTGCGAACTGGCAGCAAAGAAATATAAGATAATATTTCATTATGAAGACTACCGCACAGGATGGCAGGAGGGCATTGAAACCTCAAAAAAACGTGGAATGTACCGTCAGCAGTACTGCGGATGCATCTATTCCGAAGAGGAGAGATACAGACAGCAGTTGAGCAAACGTTTCGCAGAAGGGAAAGAGATAAGAGAGTTCCTTAAATGA
- a CDS encoding TrpB-like pyridoxal phosphate-dependent enzyme: MKKIYLNPSDMPTQWYNILADLPQLAPPISPATGKPATPEEMLAIFPGPILEQEMSAQRHIDIPEEVLDILTIWRPSPVVRAERLEKALGTKCRIYYKYEGGSPAGSHKTNTAVPQAYYNKISGINKLTTETGAGQWGSALSYATSIFEMSLRVYMVKVSYFQKPYRKSFMNMFGAEVIPSPSNLTNAGRAELERDPQSHGSLGLAISEAVEEAASNSDTNYALGSVLNHVIIHQSLIGLEAKKQMEIGGDYPDMVFASCGGGSNFGGIAAPFVKDKMDGKKVECVAMEPISCPTLTKGEYTFDYGDVGKMTPIMQMYTLGHDFMPPAIHAGGLRYHGDSPIVSAMYKQGLIDARSIGQLDVFKYGTLFAKTEGIIPAPESSHAIAGAAKEALACDERGESKSLLFCLSGHGHFDMASYDAYYEGKLEDYSYPEEEIEKSLRSLPKVDLD; the protein is encoded by the coding sequence ATGAAAAAGATTTATCTGAATCCAAGCGATATGCCCACACAATGGTATAACATATTGGCAGACCTGCCGCAGCTTGCACCGCCCATAAGCCCTGCAACAGGCAAACCGGCCACACCGGAAGAGATGCTTGCAATCTTCCCCGGACCTATCCTTGAGCAGGAAATGAGCGCTCAGCGCCACATAGACATACCTGAAGAAGTGCTGGACATACTCACAATATGGCGTCCTTCACCCGTTGTCCGTGCCGAAAGACTCGAAAAAGCACTGGGTACAAAGTGCAGAATCTATTACAAATACGAAGGCGGGTCGCCGGCAGGCAGTCACAAAACAAATACGGCTGTTCCACAGGCATATTATAATAAAATATCAGGTATCAACAAACTGACCACTGAAACAGGTGCCGGTCAGTGGGGGAGTGCGCTGTCTTATGCCACATCGATCTTTGAGATGTCTCTCAGGGTTTATATGGTTAAGGTCAGCTACTTCCAGAAACCATACAGAAAATCTTTCATGAACATGTTCGGAGCAGAGGTTATCCCCTCGCCTTCCAACCTGACAAATGCAGGACGGGCGGAACTTGAGCGCGACCCTCAGTCACACGGCTCACTCGGTCTTGCTATCAGCGAAGCAGTGGAAGAGGCAGCGAGCAACAGCGACACCAACTACGCTCTAGGCTCTGTACTGAACCACGTAATAATACATCAGTCACTCATCGGACTGGAAGCTAAAAAACAGATGGAAATCGGAGGGGACTACCCTGATATGGTCTTTGCATCATGCGGCGGCGGTTCAAACTTCGGCGGCATTGCAGCCCCTTTTGTCAAAGATAAAATGGACGGCAAAAAAGTCGAGTGTGTTGCCATGGAGCCTATCTCATGCCCTACTCTGACCAAAGGTGAATACACTTTCGATTACGGTGACGTGGGCAAGATGACACCTATTATGCAGATGTATACTCTCGGTCACGACTTTATGCCTCCTGCTATCCATGCAGGCGGGCTCAGATACCACGGCGACAGCCCTATTGTAAGCGCTATGTATAAGCAGGGGCTGATAGATGCAAGAAGCATCGGTCAGCTGGATGTCTTCAAATACGGCACACTTTTCGCAAAAACAGAAGGAATCATCCCCGCACCGGAATCATCCCATGCCATCGCAGGAGCAGCGAAAGAAGCTCTGGCATGTGACGAAAGAGGCGAATCCAAATCGCTCTTATTCTGCCTTTCCGGTCACGGGCATTTTGACATGGCATCCTATGATGCATATTACGAAGGCAAACTTGAGGATTACTCCTACCCGGAGGAAGAGATAGAAAAATCTCTCAGAAGCCTTCCTAAAGTTGATCTAGACTAA
- a CDS encoding DJ-1 family glyoxalase III has protein sequence MGKVIVVLADGFEEIEAVSVIDILRRADVEVCAAGVKDGNVKGAHGLIVKPDSTLEDIDEDDYDMIVLPGGAVGAENIGKSKDADDILRKFKKDDKYIAAICAAPKILADKGLLNGCMATSYPSFKDAVAKDSDYQEAIVVVDENIITSRGPATAAEFAFTLVELLVEEDTAEKLREGMLFTDDDCE, from the coding sequence ATGGGAAAAGTAATTGTTGTTTTGGCAGATGGATTTGAAGAGATCGAGGCTGTCAGTGTTATTGATATTTTACGCAGGGCGGATGTTGAGGTTTGCGCTGCCGGTGTTAAAGATGGCAATGTAAAAGGCGCTCACGGACTCATAGTAAAGCCTGATTCCACTCTGGAAGACATAGATGAAGACGATTATGACATGATAGTTCTCCCCGGGGGGGCTGTCGGTGCAGAAAATATTGGCAAGAGCAAAGATGCGGACGATATTCTTCGCAAATTCAAAAAAGATGATAAATATATTGCAGCGATATGTGCAGCGCCTAAGATTCTTGCTGATAAAGGTCTGCTGAATGGATGTATGGCTACAAGTTACCCCTCTTTTAAAGATGCAGTAGCGAAAGATAGTGACTATCAGGAAGCTATTGTTGTTGTTGATGAAAATATCATCACCAGCAGAGGTCCGGCAACTGCCGCAGAGTTTGCATTTACCCTCGTTGAACTGCTGGTGGAAGAAGACACTGCCGAAAAACTTCGTGAAGGTATGCTTTTTACTGATGATGACTGTGAATAG
- the glyQ gene encoding glycine--tRNA ligase subunit alpha, which translates to MHFQDVILKLHQFWAERGCVIYQPYDIEVGAGTFNPATFLRCLGPEPWNVAYVEPSRRPTDGRYGENPNRLQNFNQYQVILKPSPDNIQELYLESLKTLGVDPKDHDIRFVEDDWESPTLGAWGLGWEVWLDGMEITQFTYFQQAGGIDLKPVSGEITYGLERIAMFLQGVESVYDLTYNATGITYGDIFHENEVQHSGYNFEYADTEMLFKLFEMYEKECISINEKGLPLPAYDYCLKCSHSFNLLDARNAISVTERTGYIVRVRNLAKMCAENYLKHREELGFPLIKK; encoded by the coding sequence ATGCACTTTCAGGACGTGATACTGAAACTTCACCAATTCTGGGCTGAGAGGGGATGCGTAATCTATCAGCCTTACGACATCGAGGTTGGTGCAGGTACATTCAACCCTGCCACTTTTCTGCGCTGTCTAGGTCCCGAGCCTTGGAATGTTGCCTATGTGGAACCAAGCAGAAGACCCACAGACGGACGCTACGGTGAGAACCCTAACAGACTTCAGAACTTTAACCAATATCAGGTTATTCTGAAACCGTCACCGGATAACATTCAGGAGCTCTACCTTGAGTCTCTGAAAACTCTGGGGGTTGACCCTAAAGACCATGACATAAGATTTGTAGAAGACGACTGGGAGTCGCCAACCCTTGGCGCATGGGGGCTTGGCTGGGAAGTCTGGCTGGACGGTATGGAAATAACTCAGTTCACTTACTTTCAGCAGGCAGGAGGCATCGACCTTAAGCCTGTCTCCGGCGAAATAACCTATGGTCTTGAAAGAATTGCTATGTTCCTGCAAGGTGTGGAGTCGGTATATGACCTGACATACAACGCCACAGGAATAACATACGGCGACATCTTTCATGAAAATGAAGTTCAGCATTCCGGATATAACTTTGAATATGCAGATACCGAAATGCTTTTCAAACTATTCGAAATGTATGAAAAAGAATGTATCAGCATAAATGAAAAGGGGCTCCCCCTTCCTGCTTATGACTATTGCCTGAAATGCAGCCACTCTTTCAACCTGCTGGATGCCAGAAATGCAATTTCTGTCACCGAACGTACAGGATATATTGTAAGGGTGCGCAATCTTGCAAAAATGTGTGCTGAAAATTATCTCAAACACAGAGAGGAACTCGGCTTCCCTCTAATTAAGAAGTAG
- a CDS encoding argininosuccinate synthase: protein MAKDKVVLAYSGGLDTSVILKWLQLKGYDVVAYVADLGQLPDVEAIREKAMQSGAVDFYALDLQEEFVKDFVYPAVKFNALYEGRYYLGTSLARPIITKGMVEVAHKTGAKFLAHGATGKGNDQVRFELSAASLDPALKTIVPWRIPEFFEKIKGRKEAMDFAHEHGIPVKATVQQPWSSDDNLLHISFEAGVLEDPALRPPKEMFEYTTDPKDAPDEAEIIELEFSKGEAVKLNGESLSPANMLRALNKLGGKHGVGRVDMVESRYVGMKSRGVYETPGGTILYAAHRDLEALTLDGGTINLKETLMPRFATQVYNGYWYCPEMDAMMALLEKTQEFVSGKVSLELYKGNITCIGRESQYSLYDEKVVSMEDDEGAYDQTDAAGFIKLHALPLKAHAKRAKK from the coding sequence ATGGCAAAAGATAAAGTAGTTCTCGCATATTCAGGCGGTCTGGACACATCAGTAATACTGAAATGGCTCCAGCTTAAAGGCTATGACGTTGTAGCATATGTTGCAGACCTCGGTCAGCTTCCGGACGTTGAAGCTATCCGTGAAAAAGCTATGCAGTCAGGAGCAGTTGATTTCTACGCTCTCGACCTTCAGGAAGAATTTGTTAAAGATTTCGTGTACCCTGCTGTTAAATTCAACGCCCTTTACGAAGGACGCTACTACCTCGGTACATCTCTTGCACGTCCTATCATCACAAAGGGGATGGTGGAAGTCGCTCATAAAACCGGTGCGAAATTCCTCGCACACGGCGCAACCGGCAAAGGTAACGATCAGGTTCGCTTCGAACTGTCTGCCGCAAGCCTTGACCCTGCTTTAAAAACAATCGTCCCATGGCGTATCCCTGAGTTCTTCGAGAAAATCAAAGGACGTAAGGAAGCTATGGACTTCGCACATGAACACGGAATCCCTGTAAAGGCGACAGTCCAGCAGCCTTGGAGCAGTGACGACAACCTTCTGCATATCAGCTTTGAAGCTGGCGTACTGGAAGACCCTGCACTGAGACCTCCGAAAGAGATGTTCGAATACACAACAGACCCGAAAGACGCACCTGACGAAGCTGAGATAATCGAGCTTGAATTCAGCAAAGGCGAGGCAGTCAAGCTTAACGGTGAAAGCCTCTCCCCTGCAAACATGCTTCGTGCTCTGAACAAACTGGGCGGAAAACACGGTGTTGGGCGTGTGGACATGGTTGAAAGCAGATATGTCGGGATGAAATCCCGTGGCGTATATGAAACCCCAGGGGGCACAATACTTTACGCTGCACACCGTGACCTTGAAGCACTCACTCTGGACGGCGGGACTATAAACCTGAAAGAAACACTTATGCCTAGGTTTGCAACTCAGGTTTACAATGGATACTGGTACTGTCCTGAGATGGACGCTATGATGGCACTCCTTGAAAAAACTCAGGAATTTGTCAGCGGTAAAGTAAGCCTTGAGCTTTACAAAGGGAACATCACATGTATCGGACGTGAGTCACAATACTCACTTTACGATGAAAAAGTAGTTTCCATGGAAGATGATGAGGGAGCTTACGATCAGACTGACGCAGCCGGATTCATCAAGCTTCATGCTCTTCCGCTTAAAGCACACGCGAAGAGAGCTAAAAAATAG